From the genome of Solibacillus sp. FSL H8-0538:
ACAACTGGAGTACCGATTGAGAATTCGATACCTTTTTTCGCTAATTGAGTTTTTGCATACTCTACTAATTGTGGGTCAAAGCCTGGTAATACCATTGGAGCTGCTTCGACACATAGTACGCGTACTTTTTCTTGAGGAACATCAAACTCTTTGCACAGTTCAGGAACACGGTTGCCAAGCTCCCCTAATAATTCGATACCTGTGAATCCAGCTCCACCTACAATAATTGTAAGCTTGCTATCATCTTTCACTTCATCTAATGACCAAGAAGCGAATTGATATTCAATATGCTCGCGAATTTGACGAGCTGAATTTAAGTTTGCTAAAGATAATGCGTATTTATCTAAACCTTCAATTCCGAAAGTTTCACCCTCGAATCCAAGACCAAATACTAAATAATCATACGTAAATTCACCAGCAGATGTTTCTACTTTACGTGCGTTTACATCAACATTTTCTACTGTGGCTTGTACAAATTTCACATTGCTGTTAATAACGCTTGAAACTGGGTAACGAGCTGCTTCTGGAGCAATTGTTCCTGCTCCAACTTCATGTAACCAAGTTGATTCATAATGGTAATCATTTTTATTTACTAAAATGATTTCCGCTTCTTCGCCACTAACCAATTTCTGTAAATTAACTACAGTTGTTAAGCCACCGTAACCCGCGCCTAATACTAAAATTGTCGGTCTTTTCACTTAAATCAAAACCCCTTTAATTTTATTGTACTAGCGCAAGTCAAACAAAAAAGTAAATAGATACTTCACACGTTTGTTACGCTAGGTCGACATATTTTCGACAAAATTTCCTAAATACTATATTAGCCCTTTTCCTATACAATTTCAATACATTAGTACACGTTAAAACAAAAACAAACATTACTAGTTTTAATTAAGTCATATCGGATATAACTAGTGAAAAACTACCAAAACAAAAAGATCCAAAAAGCTAATTTTCACCAGATTATTTTGTATACGAAATATATTTTCCGGAATTCTGACTATTTTCAGTTCACAATATTGTGCTCATATAAATAGTCATATGAAATATCTACAAATAGAAATTCATTGTTGTGAAGGGCCATCGAAAACGTTCGTGTGAGCTCTCCCGTTTCAATATCACTATAAATAGCAGAAAACTCGCCTTTTAGATCATTACGCATTTTTATAATATTTAATAAAAAATATGGACGCCAACTCCAGTTTTTCCCTTTCGCTTCTTTTTGAATTTCCCACTGGTGATCTTTCCACATAATATTTGGAGCAGTTTGGAATCCTCTGCCATTACAAATATAAATACGGAAAGCATATTTTTCTAAAGCCTGAGCAAGCTGTAATAGCTTACCTTCATCTGTACTTGATGGATTAAGTTGCTCCACAATTGTACAAATCGTTTTTTCTAAACGTTTCATTTCCTCATATTTTTGTTCAAGTAATTTCTTTTCAGTGACGATGAACTGCTCGCATTCATCTCGGAAACGCTCCTTTAAGCTGTCACGCGGTATAAACCCTTTTTGCGGACGTTCTAAATATTCACCCTTATAGTAACGCGCGCCGTTTTTCCATCCGTGTTGAAGTTGGTAGACTGTTTCAACTTCTTCAATCATAAGCGAGGCACCTATTTTCAATGCTAATGCGCGCAATGTCGCAAAGACGTGATTTTGTGCACCCCATAAATTATAATTTAACTGGCCTACATTTATCTTTAATACAGTTGGCTCTAATAAGAGAATATGGTCTAACTGGCTTTGAGAGCCTACATCTTGTAGTGCAACTTTAATACCGTACGTTTTTAAATAACGGACAACGTGATGTAATTGTTGAATATCACCGACGTATTGATGCTCTGCCATTACAAGTATGATTTTCCCAAGTAACTCTTCTGGCAGCGTTTCCTTTAACATGGCAAAATAACTCTCTCCAAAATCTAGCATTAGTAAATTGGGGTTACATGGGATATATAAATCAATTTCATGTAATGACTGTTTGACGGCCTCGATTGATTGACGAACGACTAGCTGTTCAATTTCGGCGCAAATATCTCCAGGCGCATCCGATCTATATGTAAACTGTTTAATATTCACTGTTTTCTCTTCATCTCGAATTTGCCCAATTACTTCATAAGCAACAATTCGATGCTCATCGGCACTATAAATGGGTTCAAATAATATTTCTATTTGATCAAGCCTATCTAACATATCTAGTACATCCACAGTAAAACCTCCTAAAGCAAATCTGTTATTCCTATAATAAAGCATCTTTTTAGTGAATTCAAAGGCAGTCGCCATTCCTCAGTTACATTCTAGGAATAATATACTTTACTATAAATAGAGACGAATAGACGGCTGAAGAGTGTTCCTTAGAAAAACACATTTGGCCAATAAAAGCGAGATTATATGGATAAGAAGTTTATACTCTCTTAACCACATAAAAAAAGAGAAATAACTACCTCCTAGTCATTCCTCTCCTTAATATTTATTCACAGTTTCCTGGCGTACCCGTTCGTTGTGGCGCTCTAAAGGAAGTCCCACAGCCACAAGATGCAATGGCGTTCGGATTATCGATGGTAAAGCCGCCACCCATTAATGATTGTTTAAAGTCAATTTTTGTACCAGCTAAAATTGGGGCATCTTCACGGGAAACAAGAATTTGAATACCGTGTTGTTCATCTGTGAAATCTTTATCCGTAATTTCTTGATCAAAAGCCATTCCATATGAAAGTCCGCTACAGCCACCACCTTTTACAGCAATGCGTAAGCTTGTATTTTGTTCTTCGTTTTGTAGCATCATTTCCTTCACCTGAAACGAAGCTGCTTCTGTTAGGATAATCACTTGTTTTTTACTTGTCATCCCAGTCACCTACCTTCTTCCTTCATCATATCAATTGTTTTTACTATGTGACAACAAAACTGCTTTTTAGAAAGACACATCACGCCCAAAATAGGTAGGAAGATGTTCTTTTTATATGGTTGAGAAAGGTATACTTTCTTAAGCACATAAAAAAAAAATAGATTAAAATCACTACTTTATGTACTGATATTGTTATAATAGAACTAATATATTTTACGAAAGGTATGAAAATAAATGGAAATATCCCCTTTTTATGAGAAAAACATTGACTGTCTTCACTGTAAGAAAAGTTTTCCTACTCTAAAAGTACGAACAAAAGCTATTAAAGTTGCGCATTCAGAAAGTGACTTCCAGCCTATTTATGCGGACGAAAATGTAAATGCCCTTTATTATAATGTATTCGTTTGCCAACATTGTGGCTTCTCCTTCACGGAAGATTTTACAAAATATTTTGCACCTGGTATTATGGAAGAAATTAACAATCAAATTTCGAATAACTGGGTACCACATAGCTTTAAAGGTGAACGAACTGTATTTGATTCGATTCAGGCATATAAGCTTGCCTTTTTATGTGCCACACTAAAAAAAGAAAAGTTCGTCATTACATCGGGGTTAGCTCTTAGGATAGCTTGGCTTTACCGTTCATTAAAAAATGAAGGTCAGGAAATGCGTTTCTTGAAAATTGCACGTGATCATTATATGGAAACGTTCTCAAATGAAGATTATGCTAGCACACAAATGTCTGGTGTTCGTGTTATGTATATGATTGCAGAATTATCTCGTCGTTTAGAGGACTATGAAAATGCGACACGTTTCTTCTCACGCGTTATAGAAAGCCAACGCGTTGGTGGTGAAGCCAAACTTGTTGATATGGCGAAGGAACAATGGGAACTAGTGCGCCAAGCTCGTGGTCAAGCTATAGGGGCTGAGTAATTGAACATAAAAGGGATAGCGACAAATTAACACGTCGCTATCCCTTTATTAGTTGCTCCTACGATTACTCGTCGCAAAGGAAAATTTGCTCCTGCATCGCGTGCATTCGGCTTCGCTCAATGCACGCTAATTTCGGAGCAGAGTATTTTATTTAGCTCGGCGCTAATTAAAATACTTGCTCTACTTCAATAATACCCGGAACCTCTTCTAGTAACGCTCGTTCGATACCTGCTTTTAGTGTGATCGTAGAACTTGGGCAGCTTCCGCATGCACCTAATAAACGTAACTTTACGATACCGTCTTCAATATCTACTAATTCGCAGTCTCCGCCGTCACGTAATAGGAACGGGCGTAATTTATCTAAAACTTCTAGTACTTGGTCTCTTTGTTCTGTTTCTGTCATTTTACTCGACTCCCTTCACTAAAATTATTATAATGTGAAGAAGTAAAAAAATCCAATGTTGAATAACGGGAGGTCGGAATTAAGTGAAACAAATGAATCCAGTAATTGAAGTTTATGGTGCAGATATTATGTGTGCCAGTTGCGTGAACGCACCATCCTCAAAAGATACATATGAATGGTTACAGGCTGCAATTGACCGTAAGTATCCAAATCTATCGTACACAATTCGTTTTATCGATATTGAAGCGCCTCTTGAAGATGCTCGTGATGCAGATTATGCTGCACGTATCCAGGACGATGAATTTTTCTACCCGCTTGTTCTAATTAATGATGAGGTTGTTGGAGAGGGCTATGTACAAATTAAACCAGTCTTCGCCGCTCTTGAAAAACTAGGCTTTATTTCAGCTGAATAATAAGACGAATCCACTTGCATTGTATTGTGTGCAGGTGGATTTTTAGTTTACTGGCGACTTTGAGTAGTTTACTGGCGATATTTTTTGTTTACTGGCGACTTCAAGGGATTTACTGGCGATAATCTTTATTTACTGGCGACTTCAAGGAATTTACTGGCGATAATCTTTATTTACTGGCGACTTCAAGGGATTTACTGGCGATAATCTTTATTTACTGGCGACTTTAGGCTAGCTCCCTCTAACCTCAAAAAAGACAGCACCGTAGCACTGTCTCCATTAAGTCTATTAATTATCGTTTTGACGTTTATACATCCACAGTAAACCAGACTTCATTAACCGCGCGATACGACCTGTTACTGTTGTATCCGCTAGGTGTACAAAGCCTTGTTTCTTACCTAGTGAACCCATAAAGCCTTTAAGTTTAATTTCAGGCATAACATCTGGTAAATTCTCACCATTCCAACGATGGCGTAACACACGAACAACGCGCTCGGCCTGTTCCTCTGCTAGCTGTGCAGTTGGTGGTAATGGTGATGATGCACAGTCCCCGATTACGAAAATGCTCTCGTCATCTGGTAAATGGAAGTATTGCGTAATTACAGGACGACCAAAATTGTCCTTTTCCGCCTCCATATCACGTACGATTTTTACTGGTTGCACACCAGCAGTCCATACAATGGCATCTACATCGATCACTTGATCATGATTATATAAACGTGTTTCTTCTACACACGTAATATTGGATTCAGCAATCACTTCTACGTTATGTTTTTCAAACCAAGATTTTACGTAATCGCTTAACTTCTCGGGGAAATCGCGTAAAATACGTGGTGAACGGTCGAATAATTTAATTTTTAAATCCGAACGACTTTCGCGTAGCTCACTTGCCAGTTCGATACCTGATAATCCAGCGCCAACAATACCTACAGTTGAGCCTGGTGGAAGACCGCAAAGTTTTTCAAATGTCGTACGTGATTTAGCAATTGTCTGAATACTATACGTAAACTCCTCTGCACCCGGTACATCGTGGTATTTATCTTCACAGCCTAAACCTACAACTAAATCATCATATTCAACTTCTTGTCCATCTTCTAAAAACACTTTCTTTTCTTCACGGTCAATGCGAGTAATTTCTCCAAACACTCGATTTAAACGGTCATTTTCTGGAAATGCAACGCGGATCTCTTTATCAGTGGACGTACCCGCTGCTAATGCATAAAATTCCGTTTTCAAGCTATGAAATGGTGTACGATCAACTAATGTAATTTCAACATCTGATGGAAAATTCGGTAGTAGGCGTAATAAAATGCGCATATTGCCATAGCCGCCGCCTAATAATACTAATTTCTGCATAAGTTTCTCCCTCTATAAAAAATTGATAAGTTATGTTCACAAAGTATCCATAAACGAGTATATCCCATTGTGAGATGTTTCACAATATAGCAATAAACTTTTTGTGAATATTTTCACAAGAAGCGTATTATTGACGAATTCAATAAAACCGAGTAGCATGACAATGAGTGAGGTGACGGTCGTGAATCCAATGGTAGAATTTTGTATTATTAATCTTGCAAACGGTGCACAGGAGACATATGAGGTGCTTGACAAGGACCCCAATATTGATGTACTTGAATATGGTTGCTTAAGCTATTGTACAAAATGTGAAGAGTCTTTTTATGCGCTAGTGAATGGTGATATTGTGGAAGCAGATTCACCTGCTGAGTTAACAAAAAGAATCTATGAATATATTGAAGATAACCCTTTATGGTAAAGATAAACGCTAACATATGTTGGCGTTTTTATTTTGTTATAAGAATTCTACCACAACAGTGCTTTTGCCTAGACGTTGCATTTACTTATTTCATTGTTAGCCAAAAGGCGAAATTTTATAATTCCCATAACAAATAGAAAGCGAACCGAGTTTCACATCGATTCGCTTTCTAATTAATATTCGTCTAAAGAGTTCACTACATAAGTCGGTTGCTGTTCCTTTAAACGAACCTGCTCTGTTGGGGTCACGCCGGTATTGACATGAATCGTATCACAGCCGAAATTGATGCCGCACAAAATATCCGTGTCATAATTATCGCCTACCATGACCATTTCTTTTTTACTAAAACCGTGATCTTCTGCGATTGTTTGTAGCATAACCGGGGATGGCTTGCCTATAAACACTGGTTCCACACCCGTTACATTTGCTACTAATCGTACAAACGAACCGTTCCCTGGCAGGAAGCCGATTTCTGTCGGGAATTTCACATCTCCATTTGTTCCAATTAACTGAGCCCCATTTTGCACCGCTACACAAGCATGCGCGAGCTTTGAATAATCAACTGCTCGGTCAATGCCCATAACAAATACACCTGGTTGATCTTCAGTAACCGTTATTCCTTCTGCCGCTAATGCTACACGTAGTCCGTCTGAACCGATCACTTGAACACTAGCCTGCGGATGATGTTGTACAATATATTTCGCCGTCGTCAGTGCACTTGAATAAATATGCTTAAGTGGTGCATCAATACTAATTTCTTTTAATGCCTGCTGAAGCTGCTCGCGTGTTTTTGAAGAATTATTTGTCACATAAAAAGGCTCTATCCCTTGCGTTTGTAATTTATGAATAAATCGTATTGCCGAGTCAATACCAGACTTGCCGCGATACACTGTGCCGTCTAAATCAAAACAATAAGCCTTATATCGTTTCATTACGCTTCCTCTGGTAAAAAGGCAGACACAGGACCTAATTCATGTGTTAAAAAATTATATACTTTGCCTGAGAATTGTTTTAAGACCGGTAAATTTGCTGTTATCACCTCTACAACCTCCGCATTATCTACTGCTAAAAATTCACGTACTAGCATTTTACGTAAGCCAACAACCGCTTTTAACGGTGCATCCATTTCAGGTGTAATTACTTTTTCATCCACAAAAATATCGATAATGTCTTCATAACTACCTGGATCACGCATAATAAAGCCATCGATGACTAAATTCCCAACGTCCATCATCGCTTCCATCACATTATGACCAATGCGCTGTAATGCTAATTTCGAAATATCATCTTTTAACCAATTTTTCTCTGATTCAAAAATTGCTAAAAGTTCATCTAAATGCGATAAATTCAGTGTAATCTTGTTTCTATCTACGAAATACATAGATAAAGCCCCCATTCAATTGATAAAAGTTGATAGTCATTTCTAATATATAGTACCATATTCTAGAGAACTGGAAGGAGCACATTGCAAAATGGAACGATTTTTCTTATATGATGATGTAGAAGACACAAAAACACGCTTTGTCAGCTTTGCAGGTAAGACGCAACGCTATGATTTAGCCATTTTACAAAGCAGCCGATTTTTTGGTAAAGTGCTTGTATTAGATATTCAGTTTGGACGCTTTGCAATCATTGGCCCAGACGATGTCGAGGAGCCAGGCTATCTTGAACATGTGTACAATCGCACAGAAGAGGAAGCAGCCGATTTACGCGAATACTTAAACGAACTACTAAGTTAATCGTAGAAGAACAAAAGCTCTAAAGCGCCTGCTTAGCCCCGACAACTGATTGCGAGCCCGAAGCGAAAGTAAACGCTCCACCACTTTCGGTAGAGGGCAGACCGCGACCTCGAGGGGCTGGCGCTTTAGCCTAGACGTTGAATTTACTTTTTTGAATGTTGTCCACATGGCGAAATTTTATAATTTCCTTAACAACGAAAAATACCGAACGAAGTAGAATATGCTACTTTCGTTCGGTATTTTTATTCCACCTGTTGCGGCAGTTCGCTTAACTCTGGAACATGAACCTCTATCTCTTTTGGTGCGCGACCCGTTTTACGTAAAATAAAATACGCACAGCCAAAATTACAATACTCATATAAATAATCTTCAAGTGTGCTAATCTTTGTATCAAATGTCGATTTTTGATTTTTATCGTCAAAAAAGCCTTTTAGTCGGAGCTGACCGTAGCCCCAGTCTCCAACTATATAATCGTATTTCCCTAAAATATCTGAATAACGGACGATAAAGCTTTCCTCGTTAAACCCTTCACGAACATCTTTAAGGATTTCATATGCATAGCCTTCAGCAATAATCACCTGGACACCACCTATCTTCTATCCATCATGTTAAGCAATATTGCGCATGAAATCAATATTGTTCACTTGTATTTTGCATAAATTATTTTGAAAGACACATCTCCCCCAATATAGGGCGAGATAATGTCCTTACTTATGTAGATACGAAAGACATGCTTTCTTATCTACTGAAAAAATTTTTTAAACTTCTGCCTTTGCCTGTCTTTCCTTCGCAGCTGCATTTACTTGTTCATCAGCATGATAGCTACTACGTACAAGCGGGCCTGCCTCACAATGGCTGAAGCCCTTTTCCATGGCGATTTTACGCAGCTTGCCAAACTCTAACGGTGAATAGTATTTTTGCACAGCTAAATGCTTCTTAGATGGCTGTAAATACTGGCCAATCGTCATAATGTCGACGTTATTTGCACGCAGATCATCCATTACTTCATAAATGTCTTCCAGTGTTTCACCAAGACCAATCATAAGCGAAGATTTTGTTGGAATCGTTGGTTGCATTTCTTTCGCACGACGTAA
Proteins encoded in this window:
- a CDS encoding YuzD family protein, with product MNPVIEVYGADIMCASCVNAPSSKDTYEWLQAAIDRKYPNLSYTIRFIDIEAPLEDARDADYAARIQDDEFFYPLVLINDEVVGEGYVQIKPVFAALEKLGFISAE
- a CDS encoding HesB/IscA family protein — translated: MTSKKQVIILTEAASFQVKEMMLQNEEQNTSLRIAVKGGGCSGLSYGMAFDQEITDKDFTDEQHGIQILVSREDAPILAGTKIDFKQSLMGGGFTIDNPNAIASCGCGTSFRAPQRTGTPGNCE
- a CDS encoding NAD(P)/FAD-dependent oxidoreductase, with protein sequence MQKLVLLGGGYGNMRILLRLLPNFPSDVEITLVDRTPFHSLKTEFYALAAGTSTDKEIRVAFPENDRLNRVFGEITRIDREEKKVFLEDGQEVEYDDLVVGLGCEDKYHDVPGAEEFTYSIQTIAKSRTTFEKLCGLPPGSTVGIVGAGLSGIELASELRESRSDLKIKLFDRSPRILRDFPEKLSDYVKSWFEKHNVEVIAESNITCVEETRLYNHDQVIDVDAIVWTAGVQPVKIVRDMEAEKDNFGRPVITQYFHLPDDESIFVIGDCASSPLPPTAQLAEEQAERVVRVLRHRWNGENLPDVMPEIKLKGFMGSLGKKQGFVHLADTTVTGRIARLMKSGLLWMYKRQNDN
- a CDS encoding DUF2225 domain-containing protein; the encoded protein is MEISPFYEKNIDCLHCKKSFPTLKVRTKAIKVAHSESDFQPIYADENVNALYYNVFVCQHCGFSFTEDFTKYFAPGIMEEINNQISNNWVPHSFKGERTVFDSIQAYKLAFLCATLKKEKFVITSGLALRIAWLYRSLKNEGQEMRFLKIARDHYMETFSNEDYASTQMSGVRVMYMIAELSRRLEDYENATRFFSRVIESQRVGGEAKLVDMAKEQWELVRQARGQAIGAE
- a CDS encoding NAD(P)/FAD-dependent oxidoreductase, producing the protein MKRPTILVLGAGYGGLTTVVNLQKLVSGEEAEIILVNKNDYHYESTWLHEVGAGTIAPEAARYPVSSVINSNVKFVQATVENVDVNARKVETSAGEFTYDYLVFGLGFEGETFGIEGLDKYALSLANLNSARQIREHIEYQFASWSLDEVKDDSKLTIIVGGAGFTGIELLGELGNRVPELCKEFDVPQEKVRVLCVEAAPMVLPGFDPQLVEYAKTQLAKKGIEFSIGTPVVQATEEGVKIKKGEDEFEFIKAGTVIWAAGVRGNKLVETSGIASNRARIAVRKDMRAPEFDDVFVVGDCAFLLNEEAGRPYPPTAQIAMQQAVNIAKNIKHLIKGEDTEEFVYDDKGAVCSLGHDDAIGNAMGRKFLGKSASALKKVVDNRALYLVGGVSLTVKKGKFKLL
- a CDS encoding DUF3055 domain-containing protein, whose translation is MERFFLYDDVEDTKTRFVSFAGKTQRYDLAILQSSRFFGKVLVLDIQFGRFAIIGPDDVEEPGYLEHVYNRTEEEAADLREYLNELLS
- a CDS encoding YutD family protein codes for the protein MIIAEGYAYEILKDVREGFNEESFIVRYSDILGKYDYIVGDWGYGQLRLKGFFDDKNQKSTFDTKISTLEDYLYEYCNFGCAYFILRKTGRAPKEIEVHVPELSELPQQVE
- a CDS encoding TIGR01457 family HAD-type hydrolase; the encoded protein is MKRYKAYCFDLDGTVYRGKSGIDSAIRFIHKLQTQGIEPFYVTNNSSKTREQLQQALKEISIDAPLKHIYSSALTTAKYIVQHHPQASVQVIGSDGLRVALAAEGITVTEDQPGVFVMGIDRAVDYSKLAHACVAVQNGAQLIGTNGDVKFPTEIGFLPGNGSFVRLVANVTGVEPVFIGKPSPVMLQTIAEDHGFSKKEMVMVGDNYDTDILCGINFGCDTIHVNTGVTPTEQVRLKEQQPTYVVNSLDEY
- a CDS encoding DUF86 domain-containing protein — protein: MYFVDRNKITLNLSHLDELLAIFESEKNWLKDDISKLALQRIGHNVMEAMMDVGNLVIDGFIMRDPGSYEDIIDIFVDEKVITPEMDAPLKAVVGLRKMLVREFLAVDNAEVVEVITANLPVLKQFSGKVYNFLTHELGPVSAFLPEEA
- a CDS encoding YuzB family protein; this encodes MNPMVEFCIINLANGAQETYEVLDKDPNIDVLEYGCLSYCTKCEESFYALVNGDIVEADSPAELTKRIYEYIEDNPLW
- a CDS encoding EAL-associated domain-containing protein; translated protein: MDVLDMLDRLDQIEILFEPIYSADEHRIVAYEVIGQIRDEEKTVNIKQFTYRSDAPGDICAEIEQLVVRQSIEAVKQSLHEIDLYIPCNPNLLMLDFGESYFAMLKETLPEELLGKIILVMAEHQYVGDIQQLHHVVRYLKTYGIKVALQDVGSQSQLDHILLLEPTVLKINVGQLNYNLWGAQNHVFATLRALALKIGASLMIEEVETVYQLQHGWKNGARYYKGEYLERPQKGFIPRDSLKERFRDECEQFIVTEKKLLEQKYEEMKRLEKTICTIVEQLNPSSTDEGKLLQLAQALEKYAFRIYICNGRGFQTAPNIMWKDHQWEIQKEAKGKNWSWRPYFLLNIIKMRNDLKGEFSAIYSDIETGELTRTFSMALHNNEFLFVDISYDYLYEHNIVN